The Leptolyngbyaceae cyanobacterium region TTCCGTTCAGCCAGAAAATACTTACAATGTATTTCAATTGCTCGATGCAGGTGCAGTAGATGTGTTTCCCAAACCACGAGTCCAATCGGTGCAGGATTACGAGTCGCTCAAGCAAGAATTAATTAGTAAGATCAAAATTTTATCTGGGGTGGCGGTGTTTACTTTGCGGCGGCGCAACCGGGGAGAATCTTCACTCAGTTTATCGACAGGAAATAACTATGAATTAAAGCAATCAACCAATTATATTCACAGAGAAAGCCCACAAAATACGCCTAGCATTAATAAACAGACGATTCCGCAATTTTCTCGGATTTCCCATACTTCAGAGCCGATTTTTTCTAGCCAATTCAAAATAGTTACCATCGGTGCTTCTACTGGTGGGCCGCAAGCGCTGCACGCAATTCTGACTAACTTGCCGAGTAATATTGGAGTGCCGATGATTTGCATCCAGCATATTAGCGATGGATTTTTGCAAGGATTGGTAGATTGGTTGGCAACGGAGTGCAAACTGCCGGTTAAAATTGCCAAAATGGGGGATTTACCACAACCGAATACGGTGTATTTTCCGCCGGAGGGACAACATTTAGAGTTGAATTCTCAAGGAAAATTTCTTTATTCTTCATCTCCACCTTTGTCAGGTCATCGTCCTTCGGTAACGGTAACTTTTAATTCGGTGGCTAAGTTTTACGGGAGAAGCGCGATCGGTATATTGTTAACCGGGATGGGGCGGGATGGGGCGGATGGGATGCTGGCGATCGC contains the following coding sequences:
- the cheB gene encoding chemotaxis-specific protein-glutamate methyltransferase CheB, which codes for MSNEQWKMPNKIIKVLIVEDSPVVTLILKRIFASSPEIEVVGTAQNGLEALEIIPNLKPDVICTDLHMAKMNGLEFTREVMSKYPRPILVISASVQPENTYNVFQLLDAGAVDVFPKPRVQSVQDYESLKQELISKIKILSGVAVFTLRRRNRGESSLSLSTGNNYELKQSTNYIHRESPQNTPSINKQTIPQFSRISHTSEPIFSSQFKIVTIGASTGGPQALHAILTNLPSNIGVPMICIQHISDGFLQGLVDWLATECKLPVKIAKMGDLPQPNTVYFPPEGQHLELNSQGKFLYSSSPPLSGHRPSVTVTFNSVAKFYGRSAIGILLTGMGRDGADGMLAIAQAGGVTIAQNEATSVVFGMPKEAIALGAAKYILPINEIAPFVANRISSGNRG